Genomic segment of Streptomyces sp. NA02950:
CACCTGGCGGTGGGCACCGAGGACCCCTGCAACCAGCGCATGACCCTCGTCTACGAACTGCTCGAGGACTTCCGCTACATCGGTACGCGGGATCTGAGCTGGCGGGGATACCACGGGGCCCGGCACGAGATCCTCAACGAGACGAACCGGGACGAGGTGCAGGCGGACCTGCTGGGCTGGCTGGAGAAGCACATCTGAGGAGGCGGGAGCACGCGAGTCGGCCTCACCGGACCCGCTTCACCCGACCCGCTTCACCGGACCCGCTTCACCGGACCAGGAAGCCTGAGATGCGCTGCCGGAGCGAGCCGGGGTCCAGCCCCTGACCGGCGAGATGCTCGTCGATGGTGCCGTAGCGGCGCAGCTCGCGCCGTCCGATGCCGAGCCCGAGCACCCGGTGCGGCCGATCGGCGAGGGCGTCGTTGACGGCGGTGGTCGAGGTGCCGGCGAGATACGGCTCGACGAGCACGACCTCCGCTCCTGCGCCCGCCCCGGCGCCCCTCCCGACGGCGGCGCGCAGCGAGCGCTCGTCGAGGGGGCGGACGGTCGTGGCGTACAGCACGGTCACATCCAGCCCCTCGACGGCGGCGAGCACGTTGTCGAGCATCGGCCCGACCGCGATCACCACGCCGCCGCGCCCCTCCCGAACGGTCAGGAGACGGCCGGGTGCGACGGGGCGCGGCGCGGCGTTGGTGTGGGCCGACAGCCGGACGTAGACCGGGTCGTCCGCCGCGGCGGCGTGCCGCAGCAGGGACTCGGCCTCGTCGGGGTGGCCGGGCACATGCATGGTCCAGCCGTCGAGGGTGTCCAGCAGGGCGATGTCCCCGGGCGACATATGGGTGAAGCCGCCCGCGGGCCAGTCGTAGGAACCGGCCGCGCTCACCAGCACCCCGCCCGTGCCCTGGTGCCCGAAGTCCAGCTTGAGCTGCTCGAAGGGGCGCTCGACCAGAAAGCTGGCGAACGTGTGCAGAATCGGCCGCATCCCGGTCAGCGCCAGCCCACCGCCCACCCCGACCAGCAGCTGCTCCCGGATGCCCACGTTGATCACACGATCGGGATGAGCACGCTGGGCGCCAGCGAAGTCGGCCATGCCGATCTCGGCGAGCACGACGGCCAGCCGGGGGTCGTCGTCGAGCAGACGGGAGACGGTGGAGGCGAAGCGCTCACGCATGGTGTCCATGACACGGGGTCCTTTCACATCGAAAACCGAGAAGATGGCTGGTGCGGGAGGTCGGGCGGGGTTCAGCTCCTTGGCTCGACCCGGTGCTTGGCCTCCACCCGGGCGACGACGGCGTGCGGCCGCCCCGGGTGCGGTGCGGTGTATGCCTCGTACAGCGCCTGGTGATCACGCCCGTCCACGGTGGTCGTGGACCATCCCTCGGTCGCGAAGCGGGAGGCGATACCGCCGGGCCAGCCGTGGGTGGCGGATGCGTTGTCGATCACGAGCGTGTGCAGCCGCTCCAGGCCGACCGCCCCGGCGTACGCGATCGCCTCGTGATTGCTGCCCTCGTCCAGCTCCGCGTCGCCGATGAGCACCCACACCGCGGGCCCGGTGCGCCCCTGCGCCCGCAGCCCGAGCGCGGTCCCCACCGCCAGCGGCAGCCCGTGCCCGAGCGACCCGCTGCCGATCTCGGCACCGGGCACCAGCAGCCGGTCCGGATGGTGCCCGAGCGGGGAGTCATAGGACCCGAAGCCCGGCAGCAGCGACTCGCTGAAGAACCCCTTGGCGGCGAGCACCGCGTAGTACGCCATCGGCCCGTGCCCCTTGGAGAGGAGGAACCGGTCACGCTCGGGGTCATCCACGCCCTCCGGCGAGACGTGCAGCACCCGGTCGTAGAGCACCCAGAGCGCGTCCAGCGTGGAGGTGGCCGCCGGACCGTGCTTCTCGTCGCCGGTCATCAGGCCCATCAGCCGCTGAAGATCGGTGTAAGCGTATGCGCTGTGAACTGCGGTAGAGGTCATGGGAAGAGCGTGCAACTTCAAGTGGACTTGAAGTCAAGCGCGCAGGGATCACGGTAACGGCGCCGCTCCGAGGCTGCCCCTGGAACGGCCCGGCGCCGACCCCGGGCCGACCCCGGGCCGACCCCGGGCCCGCCCTGGAACCGTCTTAGGATCGACCGCCATGACGTCGACCTCCGACCTCCTCACCATCGGTGAACTGGCCGCCCGCAGCGGCCTGGCCACCTCGGCCCTGCGCTACTACGAGGAACTCGGCCTGATCCACTCCCAGCGCACCACCGGCCGCCAGCGCCGCTTCGCCCGCTCCACCCTTCGGCGCGTCGCCTTCATCCGGGCCGCCCAGCAGGTCGGCCTCTCCCTCGACGAAACCCGCGCCGCCCTCGACCGCCTCCCCGCCGACCGCGCCCCCAACGCCACCCAGTGGAACGCCGTCGCGCGCACCTGGTCCCACCGCATCGACCAGCAGATCGCCGACCTGGAACGGCTGAAGCGCAGACTCACCGGCTGCATCGGCTGTGGCTGTCTGTCCCTGCGCAAATGCTCCCTCTACAACCCCTCCGACACCGCCTCCACCCACGGCCCAGGTGCCCGCTACCTCCTCGGCGACGAATTGCCACCATCCGACCACCCAGCGTGACCCTTGCTGGGTACGCCCACCCCGCCACCCCCGCCGAGCCGCCGCCCACCTGGCGGAGATCCATCGCCTGTCCCCGGGTGGCAGCGACCACCCCCTGAAGTGCGGTATTGTTCTCGTGCGCGGTCGGCGAGGGCGAGATCCCATGCCGAACAAGCACCGGGACGTGGCGCAGTTTGGTAGCGCACTTGACTGGGGGTCAAGGGGTCGCAGGTTCAAATCCTGTCGTCCCGACCAGCGTTTTTGCAGGTCGGAGGCCGTTTCCGCGGGTAGCGGAAGCGGCCTTTGTCGTTCCCGGACTGGGAGCGATGGGGAGCCCTCTGGGAGCCCTCGTGCTCCCAACTCGCAGATGGGTCAATCCCGTCCGGTTTGTCCGTCGCCCGATCCGGTCGACCTGTCGCGCGGTACCGCGCCACCGGGCGCCGTCGTCAACCGTAGGTCGCCGAGGTCACCCCGCCGGTATGGATGCTCTCGCCATCGAGAGGCATAAGAACCCCTTGACGGTTTCCGACCTCCTTTCGGAGTGGGAGCCCGGCTTCCTGCTCCCCATGCGGCAGGGGAGGCCCGACCACGCTGGCGACGCTGGGCAGCCCGTCTTGGCAGGCCCGTGATCACTCGGGCTCTCCGGTCGCCTGATGCTTGCCGCGCCAAGGTGGGGCAAAGCCCCTTTGCGCTGGGCGGCGGACGGGGCACTCCCAGGGCGTGAGCGCGGTAGTCGGCTCTGTAGCGCCGTAGTGAGACATCCGGGAGAGGCTTCAGGGGAGGCAAAATAGTGTGCCAAGCAATTCCGATGAGAGGTCGATGGGGTGGCGTCAGGACGCATCACTTGCACGGTGGGGCGTTCGTGCGTTCTTGCTGACTGAGGGGTGGGCGCAGTTGGGGAAGTAGGTATGGCATGTGGTGGAGTTCCGGCGGTGTGTCGGTGGGTGTGTCGCACGAGCCCGCGCTCGCTACGGCTGAGCCCCTGCGCTGACCGCAAAAAGCTTCGGGCATCCGGTGCTCTCGATGTGGCAGACCGGCATCGTCTACTACGGGCTGAACCTAGTGGACTACATGCACCGAAAGGTCGACGAGGCACGGGGCGGCGTCGACGAGAGCTGGGACCCAAGGGCAACGGTTCCGTTCTGGCGACCTCGCCTGATCCTCTACGTCTGCGCGGAGCGTCGACCGAGCCATACTCCAAGCTCTTCCCTCAACTTCGTAAGCTGCGCTGGGACTTCGTTTCGCTCTTCTTGCGGACCTGACATACTATCAAGTCGTGATCGGCAGTGCGTGGGGGTGCAACATTGACGCAGGAGCAGTTCGGCTGGCTCTCGGAAGCCATATCGACCTTCGGTGCGTCGTGCAAGGACATGGTGAACGGACCGGGCGACCCCGAGGCGTCCATCCGCCCGCCGATGCAGAAGCTCCTAGAGACTGTGGGCAGTCACGATGCCTTGGACGGCGTTCTGTGGCACTCGGAAACGCCCCTGCGTGATGTAGGTGTGCGCCCCGACTATGCGGTCGAGGTACACGGCGACATCGTCGGTTACATCGAGGTCAAGCGCCCCGGTCATCCTGTTGATCCGGAGAAGTTCACGGGGCGTAACAAGAAGCAGTGGGAGCGACTGCGCGACCTGCCGAACGTGCTCTACACCAACGGCACGGAGTGGCGGCTTTTCCGCACCGGGGAGCAGATCGGCACTCCGGTCGTCTTCGAGGGCGACTTGGCCAGTGCAGGACGGTCGTTAACCGCCCGTGAGCCTGCAGCGTTCAACAGCCTCCTGCGGACCTTCCTGCACTGGGTTCCCGAGCCAATCCGCCAAGCCTCCGCTCTGGTTCGGCGCACTGCGCCGCTGTGCCGCCTCCTGCGCGCGGCGGTCCTGGAGCAACTGGAGTTCGAGGGGCGGTATGCGGCGGAGGGCGCGCGTCCTGAGGAGTTGCGGTTCACGGGGCTGAAGAACGACTGGCGCAAGCTGCTCTTTCCGACGGCCGATGATGCCACCTTCGCCGACGGTTATGCCCAGGCAGTGACTTTCGCTCTGCTGCTGGCACGCACCGAGGACATCTCCTTGAAGGGGGTGGGGCTGCATGAGGTCGGTCGGCGGCTGGATGCCGGACATGCCTTGATGGGCAAAGCCCTTCAGCTCCTCACCGACAACATCACGGTGAGCTTCGAGGTCAGCCTCGATCTGCTGATTCAGGTGATTGACGCGGTTGACTGGGCGGCGATTCGTAAGGGCCGGCGGGATGCATATCTGCACCTGTACGAGTCGTTCCTGGAGGTGTACGACGAGAAGCTGCGGCAGAAGAGCGGCTCGTACTACACCCCGCGCGAAGTGGTTGAGGAGATGGTGCGCCTCACCGAGGACGTGCTGCGTACCCGCTTGGGCCTCTCGGACGGATATGCGGACGAGAGCGTGCGCATCGTCGATCCAGCGATGGGGACGGGCACCTACCTTCACACGGTCATTGAGCATGTCGCCGCGTGGGCGGCGGAGAACATCGGCCCTGGTGCAACGCCGGATGCGATAGGTGATCTGGCGAAGCGTCTGATTGGGTTCGAGCTGCAGATGGGGCCCTTTGCTGTCGCCGAGCTGCGGACGTCGGATCTACTTAAGCGGCATCAAGCGGTCGCACCGCCGGATGGGATGAAGCTGTTCGTCACCGATACGTTGGACGACCCTTATCTGGCCGAGGAAACCCTCGCCTCGACGTATGGGGTGATCTCGGAGTCCCGTAAACGGGCGAACCGGGTGAAGGCCAGCACGCCAGTCACCGTGGCGATCGGCAACCCTCCCTACGACGACAAGGCCAAGGGCCGCGGCGGCTGGGTCGAGAAGGGCACACCCGCGCAGGGCGTGGCTCCCATCGAGGCTTTCAAGTGGCCTGGCAACGGGCGCTATGAGCACGTGCTGAAGAACCTCTACGTCTACTTCTGGCGCTGGGCGACGTGGAAGGTCTTCGACGCCCATCCACAGGATCAGCAGGGAGTCGTCTGCTTCATTACGCCCTCTGGCTTCACCACTGGGCCCGGCGGGCGTGGCATGCGGGACTACCTGCGGCGCACCTGTGACGAGGGCTGGATCATCGACCTGTCTCCAGAAGGGCACCGCCCGGATGTGGCCAGCCGGATTTTCCCGGGTGTCGCCCAGCCGCTGGCCATCTGCGTTTTTGTCCGCAGTAAAGACACCGACCCTGAGCGACCCGCCCGTATCCATTACCGCGCCGTACACGGCAAGCGAGGCGTCAAGTACCGCCAGCTCAAGGAGATCCGACTGGACGACGACGGCTGGCAGGACACGCACTCGGATGCCATCCGCCCCTTCCGTCCCACCACTGAGACGGGGTGGGAGGATTACCCTGCTCTCCACGATCTCTTCTGCTGGGGGAGCCTGGGCATCACTGCCAATCGGTCCTGGGTCAACGGCCCCAGCAGGCAGGTGCTTGAGAAGCGATGGGCGCGTCTGATCCACGAAAACGATCCGGCCAAGAAGGCGGAGCTGCTCAAGGAGACAAGGGACCGTTCGCTGCACGCCAGCAGGGATCCGTTGCCCGGGCAGCCTAAGCACACCCAGGAGCTCGCGGACGAAACAGACCTGGCACCTGACCTGGTGCGTATCGCCATGCGAAGCTTCGACCGGCAGTGGCTGATCTCTGATAGCCGTGTCATCGACTTCGCCCGGCCTGCATTGTGGGAAGCCATGCAGCCAGATCAGCTCTTCCTGAACCAGCAGTCCTCGCACGAGATCGAAACCGGGCCGGCGATCGTCGCTACCTCCCTGCTCCCTGACACCCACCATTTCAACGGCCGTGGTGGCAAGGTCATGCCGATCCTCCATCCGGACGGTACCCCCAACGTGCATCCACGCCTCCTCGCGTACCTCGCCGCCGAACTTGGCCTTGACCACGTCACGGTGCACGATCTGGCTGCATACGCGGCGGCTGTTGCCGGGCACGCCGGGTTCACCAAGCGGTTCACCGAGGAGCTCCTCACCCCGGGCGTGCGGCTGCCGCTCACCCGCGATTCCGCCCTGTGGTACGAAGCGGTGCAACTGGGCAAACGCCTCTTGTGGGCCTCGACGTACGGGGAGCGCTATGTCGATCCAGAAGATGGCCGACCGGCCGGAGACGTCCTCTTTCCGCTAGGCGATGCGCGTCGGCTCCGTTACGACCAGCACATAGGGGCGGAAGTCCCCGCCGAAATCCGGTACGCCGAGTTGACCGGCACCCTGCACTTGGGCGGCGGGCACGTCAGCCCTGTCCCCGCCGAGGTATGGAACTACGACGTCGGCGGCATGCAGATCGTCAAGAAATGGTTCGGCTACCGAAAAGCCAACCCCAACAGCCGCAAGACCAGCCCCTTGGACGACCTGCATGTCGAGTCCTGGCCAGCTGACTGGTCGCGGGAGCTCAGAGAACTGCTCTCCGTGCTGCGCCGACTTGTTGACCTCGCGCCCACCCAGCAGGGCCTGCTGGACCGCGTCCTCGCCGCTCCCACTATTACTACAATCGACCTTGAGAAGGTCGGCATCCTGCCGGTCGCCGACAAGGCCCGCAAACCTCACCGCCGAGTCGTACTCCCCACTGAGGCCGGCGAGGAGGCGTAGAGCCTGGTCAGTGGGCACAGCGCTCCACGTATGCCACCGCCTCCGTCACGCTCCATGCCCCGTCGGCGAGTTGGCGGAGCGCGTGTAGTTCTGCACCGAGAGAGGGTGTGCGTCGCTGGAGGGCGTCGGCGAAGACGCTCACCTCGGCCAGGCGCGCCGAGAGCACGGCGCACTCGGCTTCGAAGTGCACTGCCCGTCCGCGCGGCGTGATGGCCAGGCGCTCACCCCGGGTCTCCACCAGTCCCATCCAGCTGAGAGTTCGCACGTCGTCCGCGATGCTCGCTTCTTCGAGGTCTCGGACAGCCACCGCCATGGGATCCGTATCGGGGTGTGGAACCTCGGCGAGCATGAGGTGTTGCAGAAGTTGAAGCTGCGAAGGGGAGAGAGCTGAGTGCACGGTTGCATGTCTAGCAGCACAGGGGGTCAGTCCCGTGCATCAGGGCCGAGTTCGACCCAACTTCCACCTGAATCAGATCAGTATCCCCGGGTTGCTCGGGGCTCTGTGCGCACGGCCCGTCTGTGAAGGCGCCGCCCACCAACGGCTACCCGCCTGCGCTCGTGCCCCCCTTCTTTTGCTGTGAAGAGGGCGCGCCTTGGACCGCAGGCGCTCTGCGCGATCGGATGGAGCGGGCGGGCCGCTCTTGACCAGGCAGGGAAGTTCCGTCCCCGCTGCTGCAGCCAAGATCGGAAGTCGCCTCTGGTGCCTGCGCCGAGAGGTCGGCTTCGCCGACTGGCTGCAACACCCTGGGTGTTGCAGCCGTCTGTGACCGGACAGCCCGGACACCTCCCGCGCGGGGGCCGGCATTACAGTGATTGCGTCGAACAAGACCTCCGCTACTTCTGGGCTGGGAGGGAACTCAATCCGGGGGCACGGCGTCGGCGGTGTGGCGGGGGCGTGCCGCACGACGGACAGCATGGACACTTCCAGATCCGTGCTCTTCCCGAGGGTTGCACAGGCAGGAATGATGGGTCTGACCGATCCGGCTAGAGCCATGGAGTAGAATGCATGACCGAGCGGACTATCCACCTTGTCGCTGATGCAAGCAGTCGGGATACCCGGAAGTTCCGAGTCCGGGCATTACGCTGGTTCGCCACCGTTCAGCTCGACCGAGATAACTACGTCGATGCCGAATCCTCACGGGGCAGCGAACCAACTTTACCTGCGGACTACATCGAGGCAGTCAACAGGGCGCGCTATGCGGCGATAGACCGCATTCGATATGACGGTTACCAAGGCTCCTTTTACTTCGGGAACGGTCCTCGCTGGATCGATTTGTGCGCTAGGTTCCGAGACGTCGAGGCTACGGTCGAAGCATTGCGCGCTGCTGAGCTCGAACACAATTACAGCGGATTACACGTACTCGCCGACCGCCTCGCATTACCCGTCGATGAATGGCTCGGTCCTGGTGAGCGAGAGCTGATCCGCGGAGTCGACTTCGATTCACCCCCCGGGGTGTTCTTGAAGTTCCTGCGAGCCAAGGCAACGAAGTGCGGTCTGCGCCTCAACGGTCGGGCGACGGCTGGCAGTGTGTGGGTTCGCCCCACACTGTCAGCGGCTCAGAAACAGATTCGTGAGATGTTCCCCGAGCAATATCCGGGGTGGGTGGACCGCTGGACTGGTTACGTCGAGTCGGATGATGCACCCTTCCGGCCTTGGGTGGGAGGTAGTGGCGAGGATCTTAGCCGCGGCGCGATACCAGTCCAATTCCAGCAGTTGGAGACCGCGAGTAGCCATGAGTGCCCCTGCGGCATGCGACTTCGGGATACGGGGGATGATGACAACGTCCACCGCGTGCATCATGTGGCTTGGGCGCTAGGCGTGCGGGTGTCGAAGGGGCTTGACTGGTGGGGTGACCTGGCAATTGTCACAACGCAGTCACCCATTTCGTGGCGGAAGTTGGCCCACCAAGTGGCGCGTATGCCGCAGAGGGAGTATAACTACGACTTCCCGTCGTGGTCCCACTTAGGTGAGCCTGAAGCGACTACGGACAACTATCGCGCATATCTGTTAAAAGTGGACGAGTGCATCATCGGCTACGTGGCCGCCCACGACACCAACGAGCACCGCCGTTGGGATCTCATCGACGGTTCCACGTGCAGGGATGCGGACGCCACCCTGCGCCCCCGAATTATCTTGATTTGGGTAGCAGATAGCTATCGACACCGTGGCATTGGTGCCACGCTCGTACAGGCACTCGCCACTGACTTTGGATGCAAGGTCGCGGATGTGTCCTGGTCGACTCCCGTAAGCGCCGCGGGCCAGCGCCTTGCTCGCCGACTCTCACCCGATGGCATCTGGGTCAGCTGAACAGTCCTGCAACACTCCGGAGTGATTGCGCAGATCAACCCAGGAAGAGGCGCTGAGCTGTGGCGGAGCCGAAACGAGGCAGACCAGTAACGCAAAGTGCGTCGTGCCCGACTTATGGAGTTCTGCTGACGAGATCGCCGCAGAGCTCGGCCGCGTCCACTAGTACAGATTGTCGACTCAGGTAAATCGCCCAAGAGCAGGGAGGGTTGAACGCCCCGTGCTACGGTCCGAACACTCAGGGACTGCCCCGCACTGCGAGGGATTCTCATGACGCACACGCCCCCCGCCTGGCCCGTCTCCGTCAAAGGCGTCGCCCTGGACGTGCGCGGTCGGGTGCTGCTGCTGAAGAACGAACGTGACGAGTGGGAGCTGCCCGGCGGCCGACTGGAGGCAGCAGATATCAGCCCCGAGTGCACGGTGGAGCGCGAACTGCAGGAAGAGTCCGGTTGGAGGGTCAAGGCGGGGCCGCTGCTGGACGTCTGGATCTACCAGCCGCTTCCGCAGACCCGCCCGGAACGACGCGTCCTGATCGTCACCTATGGCTGCACGGTCCTCACGCCGGAAGTGGACCCGGTGCTCAGCCATGAGCACCAGCAGATCGGACTGTTCACGGAGGCCGAGGTCCCGGAACTCACCATGCCCGAGGGGTATAAGGAGTCCATCGCCACTTGGTACGGGCGGATGTAACAGGCCGTGGCCGCCCCCGAATGTTTGCCGGCGTCCCGTCCCTCGGCTCAGCACGTGGTGTGGCACTGGGTCACCCCGCAGGCCAGCACTATCTTGGGCAGCGGCGATTTCGGTGCGATCCTGCGCTTCCATCGAACCGTCCACGGCCTGACCCAAACCGAACTGGGAGACCTTCTCGGCTACGACAAGACCTGCATCTCGGTCCTTGAACTCCGGAAGAAGACCTTGGGTGATGTGGGTTCCCTCCCCCGTGTCTCCGAGCAGTTGCGGCTGCTACCGCACATCCTGGGTGTCACCGATCCGGCTGACACCGACCACCGGGCGATGGTTCAGTTCGGACAGTCCACGGTCCGCCTCGCCGAAATCGCCCGCCAGAGCGGTCACGCCTCCGCAGCCGTCGTCGAACGGTGGCCGCTGGTCGCCCGTCTCGAAGCGCGGCTCGAAGACGGGCACACCGAACGGGAGGTCCTGCATCTGCTCGCCCACGCCCGGGTCGGCCTCGGCGTCGCCCTCGGAGAAACGTTCTGCCTGAGGAGTGACCGGCATGCTGTGGGTAGTGGGTGTAGCGCTCGGCGGAGATGGAGGAGATCATCTGGCCGGTCGTCGTGCTTGATGGGCACCGCGTCCTCGGCGTACGCGGCCTTGAAGTCGACGCCGGGGAGGAACGGGTGGCTATCGGTGTCCCGGAATGCGGCGATGACTTCGGGGGTGCGTAGGTGCGTAGGCGCGTTGGCTGCTTCCCCTTCGCCGAAGGCGACTTGGTCGCCCAGCCATGCGGCAGTGGCCTGCTCGCCAGAAGGCGCTCCGAGGCGGTTGAAAGCGAAGGCCGACCGTGATCATTTTTGCCCAGTTGGACAATCCGCTCTGGATGTGGGCGCGGCTATGTACAGGTAGCGAGCGCTTTTCCGGATCGTGCGGTCGCTCGTCCGCAGCGCCATGGCGAGTTGGTTACGCAGCTCGTCAGGGAGCTTTCCAGCTCCGAGTGCGCACACGTCCACGATGTCGCGGCAACTCTTCTGCTGTGCCTCAGTGGCGAGAGCGGTGAACAAGGGGTGGGTCAGGTTCTCGCGGGCGGCATATCCATCGTTCAGTGTTGTCGCACGGCGGTGCAGTTCGTCGACGACGCGGTGCGCGACGGGCTCCTCGTCGCTGCCGATGATATCCAAGATCGTCAGTCCGAGGCGTGCGTCGAAGACGGCCATGCCGAGTTCGGGCTCCAGCTCGGCGTAGATGTCTGCCAGGCCGTGCGGGTGGCGGTCGGCCGGCTGCCTGGCGGCGCGACGCCATAGCGCGATGAGGCACGCTGTCACGGCTTGCTCCCATGGTTGGCCGGGAGCGGTGTCTTCAAGGAGAGCTGCGGCGCGGGCGAGGTCGCCTGCGACAAGGGCGGCGAGGACCGCGACTTGTCGTCCATCGAGCATCCGGTTGCCCACGCCGCGGTGTTCCTTGATGTGGGCAAGCGCCTCGTCCCAGCGTCCCTTGGTGGTGAGGGTTCGCGTGCCATCGGCGAGGAGGACCGCCCACAGCCAAGCTCGGACCTGGTTGCGGTCTTCCGGTGTCGCGGTGAGGTGCGCGGGGAGGGCGACGGTATCGAATTGTGCGGCCGTGCCCGTGCTGACG
This window contains:
- a CDS encoding GNAT family N-acetyltransferase, with protein sequence MTERTIHLVADASSRDTRKFRVRALRWFATVQLDRDNYVDAESSRGSEPTLPADYIEAVNRARYAAIDRIRYDGYQGSFYFGNGPRWIDLCARFRDVEATVEALRAAELEHNYSGLHVLADRLALPVDEWLGPGERELIRGVDFDSPPGVFLKFLRAKATKCGLRLNGRATAGSVWVRPTLSAAQKQIREMFPEQYPGWVDRWTGYVESDDAPFRPWVGGSGEDLSRGAIPVQFQQLETASSHECPCGMRLRDTGDDDNVHRVHHVAWALGVRVSKGLDWWGDLAIVTTQSPISWRKLAHQVARMPQREYNYDFPSWSHLGEPEATTDNYRAYLLKVDECIIGYVAAHDTNEHRRWDLIDGSTCRDADATLRPRIILIWVADSYRHRGIGATLVQALATDFGCKVADVSWSTPVSAAGQRLARRLSPDGIWVS
- a CDS encoding transketolase: MTSTAVHSAYAYTDLQRLMGLMTGDEKHGPAATSTLDALWVLYDRVLHVSPEGVDDPERDRFLLSKGHGPMAYYAVLAAKGFFSESLLPGFGSYDSPLGHHPDRLLVPGAEIGSGSLGHGLPLAVGTALGLRAQGRTGPAVWVLIGDAELDEGSNHEAIAYAGAVGLERLHTLVIDNASATHGWPGGIASRFATEGWSTTTVDGRDHQALYEAYTAPHPGRPHAVVARVEAKHRVEPRS
- a CDS encoding NUDIX domain-containing protein, with the translated sequence MTHTPPAWPVSVKGVALDVRGRVLLLKNERDEWELPGGRLEAADISPECTVERELQEESGWRVKAGPLLDVWIYQPLPQTRPERRVLIVTYGCTVLTPEVDPVLSHEHQQIGLFTEAEVPELTMPEGYKESIATWYGRM
- a CDS encoding transketolase family protein — its product is MDTMRERFASTVSRLLDDDPRLAVVLAEIGMADFAGAQRAHPDRVINVGIREQLLVGVGGGLALTGMRPILHTFASFLVERPFEQLKLDFGHQGTGGVLVSAAGSYDWPAGGFTHMSPGDIALLDTLDGWTMHVPGHPDEAESLLRHAAAADDPVYVRLSAHTNAAPRPVAPGRLLTVREGRGGVVIAVGPMLDNVLAAVEGLDVTVLYATTVRPLDERSLRAAVGRGAGAGAGAEVVLVEPYLAGTSTTAVNDALADRPHRVLGLGIGRRELRRYGTIDEHLAGQGLDPGSLRQRISGFLVR
- the soxR gene encoding redox-sensitive transcriptional activator SoxR; translation: MTSTSDLLTIGELAARSGLATSALRYYEELGLIHSQRTTGRQRRFARSTLRRVAFIRAAQQVGLSLDETRAALDRLPADRAPNATQWNAVARTWSHRIDQQIADLERLKRRLTGCIGCGCLSLRKCSLYNPSDTASTHGPGARYLLGDELPPSDHPA
- a CDS encoding type ISP restriction/modification enzyme, producing the protein MTQEQFGWLSEAISTFGASCKDMVNGPGDPEASIRPPMQKLLETVGSHDALDGVLWHSETPLRDVGVRPDYAVEVHGDIVGYIEVKRPGHPVDPEKFTGRNKKQWERLRDLPNVLYTNGTEWRLFRTGEQIGTPVVFEGDLASAGRSLTAREPAAFNSLLRTFLHWVPEPIRQASALVRRTAPLCRLLRAAVLEQLEFEGRYAAEGARPEELRFTGLKNDWRKLLFPTADDATFADGYAQAVTFALLLARTEDISLKGVGLHEVGRRLDAGHALMGKALQLLTDNITVSFEVSLDLLIQVIDAVDWAAIRKGRRDAYLHLYESFLEVYDEKLRQKSGSYYTPREVVEEMVRLTEDVLRTRLGLSDGYADESVRIVDPAMGTGTYLHTVIEHVAAWAAENIGPGATPDAIGDLAKRLIGFELQMGPFAVAELRTSDLLKRHQAVAPPDGMKLFVTDTLDDPYLAEETLASTYGVISESRKRANRVKASTPVTVAIGNPPYDDKAKGRGGWVEKGTPAQGVAPIEAFKWPGNGRYEHVLKNLYVYFWRWATWKVFDAHPQDQQGVVCFITPSGFTTGPGGRGMRDYLRRTCDEGWIIDLSPEGHRPDVASRIFPGVAQPLAICVFVRSKDTDPERPARIHYRAVHGKRGVKYRQLKEIRLDDDGWQDTHSDAIRPFRPTTETGWEDYPALHDLFCWGSLGITANRSWVNGPSRQVLEKRWARLIHENDPAKKAELLKETRDRSLHASRDPLPGQPKHTQELADETDLAPDLVRIAMRSFDRQWLISDSRVIDFARPALWEAMQPDQLFLNQQSSHEIETGPAIVATSLLPDTHHFNGRGGKVMPILHPDGTPNVHPRLLAYLAAELGLDHVTVHDLAAYAAAVAGHAGFTKRFTEELLTPGVRLPLTRDSALWYEAVQLGKRLLWASTYGERYVDPEDGRPAGDVLFPLGDARRLRYDQHIGAEVPAEIRYAELTGTLHLGGGHVSPVPAEVWNYDVGGMQIVKKWFGYRKANPNSRKTSPLDDLHVESWPADWSRELRELLSVLRRLVDLAPTQQGLLDRVLAAPTITTIDLEKVGILPVADKARKPHRRVVLPTEAGEEA